A genome region from Oenanthe melanoleuca isolate GR-GAL-2019-014 chromosome 14, OMel1.0, whole genome shotgun sequence includes the following:
- the PERCC1 gene encoding protein PERCC1 — translation MAAGVIQPLAELRLPSPFPHGLLLPTHPEPDFPDLSEEEEEEEEEEEEEDVEAVEESVRPELASVSSTAETTLRLLKFSELISCDIQRYFGRRGREEAASSRPVPEDCGSPRSAEAVPEVLAPRDSPGATHRLGPLAELFEYGVHRCLPARAAGGRTQRLERKYGHITPMHRRKLPPSFWKEPGPGPASLLHTGTPDFSDLLANWTVEPGPELPGTGRELLGRPGLEAEPFAGL, via the coding sequence ATGGCCGCGGGTGTAATCCAGCCCCTGGCCGAGCTGCGGCTGCCCTCGCCCTTCCCGCACGgcctcctgctgcccacgcACCCTGAGCCCGACTTCCCCGACCTCTccgaggaagaggaggaagaagaagaggaggaagaggaggaggacgTGGAAGCAGTGGAGGAGAGCGTGAGGCCAGAGCTGGCCAGTGTCTCCAGCACTGCCGAGACCACCCTGCGTCTCCTCAAGTTTTCGGAGCTCATCAGCTGCGACATCCAGCGCTACTtcgggcggcggggccgggaggaGGCGGCCAGCAGCCGCCCCGTGCCCGAGGACTGCGGCTCACCCCGGAGTGCCGAGGCTGTGCCCGAGGTCCTGGCCCCCCGGGACAGCCCGGGGGCCACGCACAGGTTGGGGCCGCTGGCCGAGCTGTTCGAGTACGGCGTGCACCGGTGCCTGCCCGCGCGGGCGGCCGGCGGCAGGACGCAGCGGCTGGAGAGGAAGTACGGCCACATCACCCCCATGCACCGCCGCAAGCTGCCGCCCTCCTTCTGGAAAGAGCCGGGCCCAGGCCCCGCCAGCCTCCTGCACACCGGCACCCCTGACTTCAGCGACCTCCTGGCCAACTGGACAGTGGAGCCAGGGCCGGAGCTGCCAGGCACTGGGCGGGAGCTGCTGGGCCGCCcggggctggaggcagagccctttgctgggctgtga